ggcacattatcatTTAATGAACATCCGAaagggagtgttataaatatattatattatggatattcatttagtactccgttgtaaataagcttcctgaagaagctcatctatatgagactccgccgtaaatatgtttatctatttagtactctattggaaataagcctcctgaagaaacttatcctttcgataccccgttatggataaacatcacccccggtagaagattatatatatctggtacaatgagcttattctttcagtaccccgttatggataaacatcacacccgatagaagattatctatatataGTACAATgagtttatcctttcggtaccccgttatggataaacattaccccagtagaagattatctatatctggtacaatgagtttATCCTTTTGGTACTTCGTTatagataaacattacccccggtagaagattatctatatttggTACAGTAGTAACTTGCAGAAGCAACTTACACAACATcttgctttcttctataaatagaggagatttcagttcattatataaATAAGTTCGaattttgaataatatatcagtttctgtCTATACTTGTGTTtgctgtctttattttataacaatattaAAGTTTTTGGATTTGATTGTTATTTTAACACTGTTTTTGAGAACTCTTTTCTACGAGGTACCGTAGAATAGAATCTATGACGTTATTCAACCTCTCCTCATTCGTTATTCGAGGTCATATGCCGCCAAGTTTCTTCATGTTTTTACATCTTTGTGGTGGGTTGAAAACCAATGAGACAATATTTTTACTAATTGCACAACTAAAAAGAAtgtgaaaaatataatttattttatattaatatCGTAAATAAATTTTACAGTAATTCAATAATAACATATCCAATATGATCTCACAAGTGAAGTATGAGGAGCGTGAGATGTATGCAAACCTTATTCCTATGTTGTGTGAGGTAGAGAGACTGATAGACCTTAGGTTCAAATTTTTTTTACAATACTATCAATATAATTTAACCAAATTGTAAGAGAAGTTTGTCTTCCACAATTTTGTAGATGACTAGTTTCACTTAGTATAACAACAAGCTAAAGATAATTTCTAAGTGAATTGATAGTGTATGAATTATTTTACATTTGTTATTGTTATAAATATAAAGAAGTTAAAACTCTACATGATATTCCATACATTGAAGCTTGAGGATCACACAATATACAATAGTTGAAACCATCAATATTCGCATAAAAGTAGCTTTTGCATTATAATCAATAAAGTAGTGGTAGTAGGGAATTTTAAGGGGTTCCCTAAAATGAGAGCATATGTCATAGCTGTTGGTACGTACAACCAGTGGCGAAGCCACCAACTGACTACCCTTTGTCAAAAAATTGTACTGTGTACATAGGTAAAATATTatgttttagaggtatataacacatattgaacaccctttgtcggattttttttcacttcttttaAATTTAAACACCTTTAAAAAAATTTCTAGCTTCGTCACTGCGTACAACAATACATAAAAGAAGAGACCGGAATCACTCGTTTTACACGATGGTCCTTTGCGTTCCATTCATGCAAAAACCTTCTGTTACTAATACTATATATAGAGAATCTTATGCAGATTTGCTGAAGAAATCTTCATTTGCTGTGACAGTCAAATTACTAACAGCAAAAATTGGTAAAAGTTGAGTCCAAGTAACGTAACCAAGGGGAATGACATGACCTTAGTACCGTTGTGTTAGTATAAGGGTCCACATAAGCTAGCCAATAGTTTTGATTTATGTAGCGAAATCATAGAAAAATATTATAAGTATATCTTAACTTATTGTAACAAGTTACCTATTTTATTTATAAgattattaattttatttatttattaggaGTATGAAATAATTACCCGTGATTATCTTTAATTATATAGGCAGCTCTGGATATCTCATTTATCGTGTATTTGTTTGAATTATTTTGAAGAATGAGAATATCTCTATTAGTAGGTGGTTATCAGATCATAAAAATGCGCGGGCTGACCATCCTTTTGGTGACAAATTAACCTAAATAACCATCCACTTAaccgcttaaattaaaaataatcagTGAAAGTATAATTTATGCATagtttatgtattatatgtgtataattatgtataaattatgtatatggctagaaaaagtaaataatgaatatgactGATTATTTGTGTAAAGTTACCTTTTTTTTGGTTCGCTTTTTAAAGTTCAACCACCATTTTAAATGTAATTAAAATTAGCTAATTAGATCTTTTTGCCCTTATCTTCATCATTTGAAAGTGACAAAGACTTGCTTCATCGGGTATGCTTTTTTCGAACATCAGGACTATGTTTTCGAGTTTAAAACTTTTAAATGTGAAACTCTAACATAATATACCGGTGCTCGAAACTCATGTATGTAAAAGTCTAGAATGATATCCATTTTTGATTCGTGGTCTGCAAAGTGGTTATGAAAGGTGGTTATTTATCGGTTTTTTCCTATGAGGACATGTAAAGGTCTTAAATTCAAGTCTTAAATATATTTGATAAAATATATTatcaaatatatttttatttgcttGGTAAAAGTTTCAATACTTGCTTGGTAAAAGTTTTTTAACTCTAAACCAACTCAAAGAAACCCATCCAAGCAAACAGCAAATGCTGGTGGTGACAAGTGACTGATAACTGAGTTGTGAAGGTGGgacgacgacaacaacaacaagcgACTTGATTGATTCTTAAATTACTTTTATCAAATTCTGCAACACCTTTCATGGTTTTGGAAAGCCTTTCTATTTTTAGTAACCTCATCTTTCTAAGACTCTTTCCTCTCATCTCCTCCTCCTCTAGTATCTTATCCCCAAACCcacaagaaaaaaggaaaaacttTGCACATAAAAAGATAACCACACCTTTTAGGGTTTGAGTAATTCTTAAGATCTCAAATTTTgagcaaaaagaaaaaaactatgGCTCGTGGGAAGATCCAGATCAAGAGAATAGAGAACCAAACAAACAGGCAAGTGACTTATTCTAAGAGAAGAAATGGACTTTTCAAGAAAGCTAATGAACTCACTGTTCTTTGTGATGCCAAAGTTTCTATAATTATGATTTCAAGTACAGGCAAACTTCATGAATTTATAAGTCCTTCTATCACGTATGTATCCAAAAGCTGCTTAAGTTTCTATTAATTCTTTTCAAATTTGTAGtatatttctttttaattattttgatgttgtttcttATATTTTTAGGACCAAGCAGTTGTTCGATCTGTATCAAAAGACTGTTGGAGTTGATCTTTGGAACTTCCACTATGAGGTCTTCTTTTTCCTTCTAAATTCTCtagatttttcctcttttttggtcAAATCGCGTAACATATCTCATTTAAAAGATTAAATTCTTAGAGAGaattaaaaatattttgaacGTATCCTTGTTCCGACCTAATTTTTTTTTCATGGTCAAAGACGTAgtaattctttttaataattgGTGACAATCTTATAACCCAAGATCTCTTAGAGAAAATACACTTTGTTTTGTGTAATTATATGTTCTATATATTTCGAGGTGTTTTCAGATTTATTACTTTGTTAATATTGTGCAGAAAATGCAAGAGCAGTTGAGGAAGCTAAAGGATGTTAATAGGAATCTCCGAAGAGAGATCAGGTAGTAGATACCAACCTAGGAGTTGTAGATCTTTAATAGAAATCTATTATAGCTTTTtattgattaaaaaaataaaaataaaaatcttttttttttctcttatcTTTAATTTTGACTGATATTATTTTAATGAATGGACAGGCAGAGGATGGGAGAAAGCCTAAATGATCTGAACTATGAGCAGTTGGAAGAGCTCAATGAAAATGTGGACAATTCTCTGAAGCTTATTCGTGAAAGAAAGGTTAATTCCAATCAAGGGTTTTTTGTCAATGCCAACTAATTTAATTATCAACTAAAGTTTCTAAATTGAATCAACCATAGTTTCCTTTTAAACTCAGAAGTCAGAACCTTTGCTCCTCCAGATCTACTTGAATCTTAATAGtccacaaaaaaaaataaaaaaaaaatagcctaGGTATAATATGAATATAGTTGATGCTTCAATCACTAGCTTACATTTTACTTTGTTTAATTACCTTAAGATCATTAAAATGCAAAAGGGGTACTAGGTAATGTCTTATCTTAAAACTAGAGAGGGAAGCTTTGCTACCATTATTTAATTATTGTCAGAGTTGTTCCAGATAAAATGACAATTTAGCTTAATAGGTCAGAATATCTCtattttcttgtttttctcttttttcttcttcaatttaACTTGTTAAGTAGCTGGCATATGCTTAATGACAATTCTTTCTTTCACCttgaacttttttttttctcaCCCGGTGTCCGGTACCCGCATTGGAGCCCAACGATAT
This region of Nicotiana tomentosiformis chromosome 4, ASM39032v3, whole genome shotgun sequence genomic DNA includes:
- the LOC104111477 gene encoding floral homeotic protein PMADS 1, with product MARGKIQIKRIENQTNRQVTYSKRRNGLFKKANELTVLCDAKVSIIMISSTGKLHEFISPSITTKQLFDLYQKTVGVDLWNFHYEKMQEQLRKLKDVNRNLRREIRQRMGESLNDLNYEQLEELNENVDNSLKLIRERKYKVIGNQIETYKKKVRNVEEIHRNLLLEFDARQEDPYGLVEQEGDYNSVLGFPNGGPRILALRLQPNHQPNHHLHSGGGSDITTFALA